One window from the genome of Cryptomeria japonica chromosome 6, Sugi_1.0, whole genome shotgun sequence encodes:
- the LOC131856151 gene encoding uncharacterized protein LOC131856151, which produces MVINSLWSVWKQSHIERALKVRALILSEKWWDDVEYVLNFTEPIMSMIRYADTDRPCLGEIYDGMDCMVEKIKEVINRKENDPTETFFKVVQKIVVDRWNKMTTPLHLLAFALTPKFYSAEMLATPRRVPPYRDAEVASGYRAAFKKIYQDEETRNIVMREFGQFVSAKNHDVVALNARYGMDADEWWYVHGQGSIYLQPLAIKLNSQVASSSSAERNWSTYSFIHSVKRNRLGAKKAEDLVYVHSNLRLLSHKDPEYSEGVTRNWDLAPECADLDATVAQLCQVSIDEAVMEFERDIASGSGIPFDIGSIDAEFEPLDDRELGLDASDEDEYGI; this is translated from the exons atggtcatcaacagcttgtggagtgtatggaagcagtcccacatagaaagagctctaaaagtaagagcattgatccttagtgagaaatggtgggatgatgtggaatatgttttgaatttcactgagcccatcatgagcatgatcaggtatgctgatactgatcgcccatgtttgggcgagatttatgatggcatggattgcatggtggaaaaaataaaagaagtaataaatagaaaagaaaatgacccaacggaaacatttttcaaagttgtgcagaaaattgttgttgaccgttggaacaagatgaccacccccttacatctcttagcatttgctttgacgccaaaattttatagtgcagagatgcttgcaacaccaaggagggtgccaccatatagagatgcagaggttgcttctggctatagggctgcctttaaaaagatatatcaagatgaggagacaagaaatattgtcatgagggagtttggccaatttgtatctgcaaaaaatcatgatgttgtagctcttaatgctagatatgggatggatgctgatgagtggtggtatgtacatggtcaaggctccatttacttgcagcctcttgcaattaaacttaactcccaa gttgcaagttcttcttcagctgagcggaattggagtacatactccttcatccactcagtcaaacgtaatcgtttgggtgcaaagaaagctgaggatttggtctacgtacactccaaccttcgtttgttgtcacataaggaccctgaatatagtgagggtgtaacaaggaattgggatctagcccctgagtgtgctgatttagatgctacagttgcacaactttgccaagtctctatagacgaggcggttatggaatttgagagagacatagctagtgggagtggcattccatttgatattggttcaattgatgctgaatttgaaccacttgatgaccgtgagcttgggttggatgcttcagatgaagatgaatatggaatttaa